One genomic window of Bradyrhizobium sp. B124 includes the following:
- the ybeY gene encoding rRNA maturation RNase YbeY encodes MSAFPATEVLVTAECWQAEPDADAVIHRAIEAAAAIADADVADAELAVMLTDDAGIRTLNANWRSIDKPTNVLSFPALQPEGAGGADDAPRMLGDIAIAYQTTRREADEEQKPFDHHLSHLAVHGFLHLIGYDHENDDEAEDMEALEREILSSLGIPDPYADRIA; translated from the coding sequence GTGTCTGCTTTTCCTGCAACCGAGGTTCTCGTCACCGCCGAATGCTGGCAGGCCGAGCCCGATGCCGACGCGGTGATTCACCGCGCCATCGAGGCCGCCGCCGCAATCGCCGATGCCGATGTCGCGGATGCCGAGCTTGCAGTGATGCTGACCGACGACGCCGGGATCCGCACCCTCAACGCCAACTGGCGCAGCATCGACAAGCCGACCAACGTGCTGTCGTTTCCGGCGCTGCAGCCGGAAGGCGCCGGCGGAGCCGACGATGCCCCGCGCATGCTCGGCGATATCGCGATCGCCTATCAGACGACGCGCCGGGAAGCCGATGAGGAACAGAAGCCGTTCGACCATCATTTGAGCCATCTCGCAGTGCATGGCTTCCTGCATCTGATCGGTTACGACCACGAGAACGACGACGAAGCCGAGGACATGGAAGCGCTCGAGCGCGAAATCCTCTCCTCCCTCGGCATTCCCGACCCCTATGCGGATCGGATCGCCTGA
- a CDS encoding hemolysin family protein: MPDSDPTHDNPRNVSNLPAVVHEGEVQRPAAEGWLVRAIRTLFGWKAGSVRDDLQVVLDASTPDDVGFSAIERTMLRNILSLNERRIADVMIHRADIVAVKRDIPLGELMSLFESAAHSRLVVYNETLDDPEGMVHIRDLLAFMTAKARVTDATKTKRKKPFPAGLDLRSVDLALPLADAHIIRKLLYIPPSMRAIDLLAQMQASRIHLALVVDEYGGTDGLVSIEDIVEQIVGEIDDEHDSDEPPSIVRQPDNSFIADARASLDDVRSVIGEDFVTGEAGEEVETLGGYLVSFVGRLPVRGEVISGPGNYEVEVLDADPRRVKRVRITTRKERPAPRKERERRREQAPDSGNPQANDNMPPPGEGAGPQ, translated from the coding sequence ATGCCGGATTCCGACCCGACCCATGACAATCCGCGCAATGTGAGCAACCTGCCTGCCGTCGTGCATGAAGGCGAGGTGCAGCGCCCGGCGGCCGAAGGCTGGCTGGTCCGCGCGATCCGCACGCTGTTCGGCTGGAAGGCCGGCTCGGTGCGCGACGATTTGCAGGTGGTGCTCGACGCCTCGACGCCCGACGACGTCGGCTTCTCGGCGATCGAGCGCACCATGCTGCGCAACATCCTGTCGCTGAACGAGCGGCGGATCGCCGACGTCATGATCCATCGCGCCGACATCGTCGCGGTCAAGCGCGACATCCCGCTCGGCGAATTGATGAGCCTGTTCGAGAGCGCGGCGCATTCGCGGCTCGTCGTCTACAACGAAACCCTCGACGACCCCGAGGGCATGGTGCACATCCGCGACCTGCTCGCCTTCATGACCGCGAAGGCGCGCGTCACCGACGCGACCAAGACGAAGCGCAAGAAGCCGTTCCCGGCCGGGCTCGATCTGCGCAGCGTCGATCTCGCGCTCCCGCTGGCGGACGCCCACATCATCCGCAAGCTGCTCTACATCCCGCCGTCGATGCGCGCGATCGACCTGTTGGCGCAGATGCAGGCCTCGCGCATCCATCTCGCGCTGGTGGTCGACGAATATGGCGGCACCGATGGGCTGGTGTCGATCGAGGATATTGTCGAGCAGATCGTCGGCGAGATCGACGACGAGCATGATTCCGACGAGCCGCCGTCCATCGTCCGCCAGCCGGACAACTCCTTTATCGCCGACGCGCGCGCCAGCCTCGACGATGTCCGTTCGGTGATCGGCGAAGACTTCGTCACCGGCGAGGCCGGCGAGGAGGTCGAGACGCTGGGCGGCTATCTCGTGTCGTTCGTCGGCCGCCTGCCGGTGCGCGGCGAGGTGATTTCCGGTCCGGGCAATTACGAGGTCGAGGTGCTCGACGCCGATCCGCGGCGGGTCAAGCGCGTGCGGATCACGACGCGCAAGGAACGGCCGGCGCCGCGCAAGGAGCGCGAGCGGCGCCGCGAGCAGGCACCGGACTCCGGCAACCCGCAGGCGAACGACAACATGCCGCCGCCCGGCGAGGGAGCCGGTCCGCAGTGA
- the lnt gene encoding apolipoprotein N-acyltransferase: MRLSDKLRSIGLAVILTWGWKRVVLALTAGALSSLAMAPFNAWPVLFLTFSIAVWLIDGSAAGRWRGVPAAALSGFWFGLGYFVPGLYWIGYAFFVDADTFAWLTPFAVLGLPAYLALFTAFGFALARLIWPRDASRVLALAVGLTISEWLRGHLLSGFPWNAFGYALTEPLALAQTASLIGLWGMTFLAVAIFASPAVLIDSASRGRKPWRAPVAAVLVLAAMLAFGAVRLSQQPTSMVNGVKLRIMQPDLQQDAKFNYSAKAAVMQKYLTLSDRASGPHSTGVSDSTILIWPESAFPFFLTKEADAMAQIADLLPKGTVLITGSVRAPDLPPGVRVTRAYNSIYVIDHDGSVLAVYDKLHLVPFGEYLPFQDWMEKLGFVQLTKVQGGFIPGTIRRTLDIPNAPRALPLICYEAIFPGNVVSRDDRPGWIINVTNDGWFGISTGPYQHLQQARLRSIEEGLPMVRAANTGISAIIDPLGRIVARLGLGIEGVLDAGLPAAIAPTIYARVGNIPAAVIVLVALAIVLRRRFVRRKA, from the coding sequence GTGAGGCTTTCCGACAAGCTCCGATCGATCGGTCTCGCCGTCATCCTGACCTGGGGATGGAAGCGCGTCGTGCTCGCGCTCACAGCCGGCGCCTTGTCCTCGCTGGCGATGGCGCCGTTCAACGCCTGGCCGGTGCTGTTTCTGACGTTTTCGATTGCGGTCTGGCTGATCGACGGCAGCGCTGCGGGACGCTGGCGCGGCGTACCCGCCGCAGCGCTGTCCGGCTTCTGGTTCGGCCTCGGCTATTTCGTGCCGGGACTGTACTGGATCGGCTACGCCTTCTTCGTCGATGCAGACACTTTCGCCTGGCTGACGCCGTTCGCGGTGCTCGGCCTGCCGGCCTATCTCGCGCTGTTCACCGCCTTCGGCTTCGCGCTGGCACGGCTGATCTGGCCGCGCGACGCTTCGCGCGTGCTGGCGCTGGCTGTCGGGCTGACGATTTCGGAATGGCTGCGCGGCCATCTCCTCAGCGGCTTTCCGTGGAACGCGTTCGGCTACGCACTGACCGAACCCCTGGCACTGGCCCAGACCGCATCGCTGATCGGGCTGTGGGGCATGACGTTCCTGGCAGTCGCGATCTTCGCAAGTCCCGCCGTGCTGATCGACAGCGCCTCGCGCGGCCGCAAGCCGTGGCGCGCGCCGGTGGCCGCGGTGCTGGTTCTCGCCGCGATGCTGGCGTTCGGTGCGGTGCGCCTCTCGCAGCAGCCGACCAGCATGGTCAACGGCGTCAAGTTGCGCATCATGCAGCCCGATTTGCAGCAGGACGCCAAGTTCAACTACTCCGCCAAGGCGGCGGTGATGCAGAAATATCTCACTCTGTCGGATCGTGCGTCCGGACCGCACTCCACCGGCGTGAGCGACTCCACCATCCTGATCTGGCCGGAATCCGCGTTTCCGTTCTTCCTGACCAAGGAAGCCGACGCGATGGCGCAGATCGCCGACTTGCTGCCGAAGGGAACGGTGCTGATCACCGGTTCGGTGCGCGCGCCCGATCTGCCGCCCGGCGTCCGCGTCACGCGCGCGTATAATTCGATCTACGTCATCGACCATGACGGCAGCGTGCTTGCGGTCTACGACAAGCTTCACCTTGTCCCGTTCGGAGAATATCTGCCGTTCCAGGACTGGATGGAGAAGCTCGGCTTCGTGCAGCTCACCAAGGTGCAGGGCGGCTTCATTCCCGGCACGATCCGCCGGACGCTCGATATTCCGAACGCGCCGCGCGCGCTGCCCTTGATCTGCTACGAGGCGATCTTCCCCGGCAACGTCGTGAGCCGCGACGACCGCCCCGGCTGGATCATCAACGTCACCAATGACGGCTGGTTCGGAATCTCGACCGGCCCCTATCAGCATCTGCAGCAGGCCCGGCTGCGCTCGATCGAGGAAGGCCTGCCGATGGTGCGCGCCGCGAATACGGGCATCTCGGCCATCATCGACCCGCTCGGGCGGATTGTCGCCCGACTCGGGCTCGGCATCGAAGGCGTGCTCGATGCCGGCCTGCCGGCGGCGATCGCGCCGACGATCTATGCGCGTGTCGGCAACATCCCCGCCGCTGTGATTGTGTTAGTTGCCCTCGCAATCGTATTGCGGAGGCGTTTTGTCAGGCGAAAGGCCTGA
- a CDS encoding PhoH family protein, with protein sequence MQMPPETRPPETQVVIDFDDNRAASALVGPYGQNLALIERRLGVVVDSRGNHLTIAGSRDGCDAARRVLETLYAQAVEGHDLDQGEVEGAIRAVIAQGSLFEFDNKTAKPTFETINLRKRPVRARTAAQDSYIRALKRHELVFGIGPAGTGKTWLAVAHAAQLFERKEVDRIILTRPAVEAGERLGFLPGDLKEKVDPYLRPIYDALYDLMDARVVERALQGNEIEIAPLAFMRGRTLTNAAIILDEAQNTTTMQMKMFLTRLGENSRMIVTGDPSQVDLPHGQASGLTEAVKLLDGVEGIAQVHFKAEDVIRHELVARIVAAYEGLPQKPANARS encoded by the coding sequence ATGCAAATGCCACCTGAGACCCGGCCCCCTGAAACTCAGGTCGTCATCGATTTCGATGACAACCGTGCCGCATCGGCGCTGGTCGGCCCCTACGGACAGAATCTGGCGCTGATCGAGCGGCGGCTCGGCGTCGTGGTCGATTCCCGCGGCAATCATCTCACCATCGCGGGCTCCCGCGACGGCTGCGATGCGGCGCGGCGCGTGCTCGAAACCCTGTATGCGCAGGCTGTCGAAGGCCACGACCTCGATCAGGGCGAAGTCGAAGGCGCGATCCGCGCCGTGATCGCGCAGGGCTCGCTGTTCGAATTCGACAACAAGACCGCCAAGCCGACGTTCGAAACGATCAATCTGCGCAAGCGCCCGGTGCGCGCCCGCACCGCGGCACAGGATTCCTACATCCGCGCACTGAAGCGGCACGAGCTGGTATTCGGCATCGGCCCGGCCGGCACTGGCAAGACCTGGCTCGCGGTCGCCCACGCGGCACAGTTGTTCGAGCGCAAGGAAGTCGATCGCATCATCCTGACGCGGCCTGCGGTCGAGGCCGGCGAGCGGCTCGGCTTCCTGCCCGGCGACCTCAAGGAGAAGGTCGATCCGTATCTGCGCCCGATCTACGATGCGCTGTACGATCTGATGGATGCCCGCGTCGTCGAGCGCGCGCTGCAGGGTAACGAGATCGAGATCGCGCCGCTCGCCTTCATGCGCGGCCGCACCCTGACCAATGCCGCCATCATCCTCGACGAGGCGCAGAACACCACGACGATGCAGATGAAGATGTTCCTGACGCGTCTCGGCGAGAACAGCCGGATGATCGTCACCGGCGACCCGTCGCAGGTCGACCTGCCGCACGGCCAGGCTTCGGGGCTCACCGAAGCCGTGAAGCTGCTCGACGGCGTCGAAGGCATCGCGCAGGTGCATTTCAAGGCCGAGGACGTCATCCGCCATGAATTGGTGGCGCGCATTGTGGCCGCCTATGAGGGATTGCCGCAAAAGCCGGCAAACGCCAGATCTTGA
- the trmB gene encoding tRNA (guanosine(46)-N7)-methyltransferase TrmB yields the protein MTPAPNDGGDRDSSDDGAMAHSRGSFFGRRKGHKLRAHQADLIDNLLPHLSLDISAPAPEALTELFDDGTADVRLEIGFGGGEHLIAEAQAFPAAGFIGCEPYVNGMAKILTQIEAHNIGNIRLFAGDAAELLAWAPARSLARIDLIHPDPWPKRRHWKRRFVQDATVAAMTRLLPPGGEFRFVSDIDDYCAWTLAHLMRSPDFAWLAERAIDWQQPWPDYTMTRYGAKAEREGRKAAYLRFKRLP from the coding sequence ATGACCCCGGCTCCGAACGACGGCGGCGATCGCGATTCGTCCGACGATGGCGCGATGGCCCATTCGCGCGGCTCGTTCTTCGGGCGGCGCAAGGGCCACAAACTGCGCGCGCATCAGGCCGACCTGATCGACAATCTGCTGCCGCATCTTTCGCTCGACATCTCGGCGCCCGCGCCCGAGGCGCTGACCGAACTGTTCGATGACGGCACTGCGGATGTCAGGCTCGAGATCGGCTTCGGCGGTGGCGAGCATCTGATCGCGGAAGCGCAGGCATTTCCGGCGGCCGGCTTCATCGGCTGCGAGCCCTATGTCAACGGAATGGCCAAGATCCTGACCCAGATCGAGGCGCACAATATCGGCAATATCCGCCTGTTCGCCGGCGACGCCGCCGAGCTGCTGGCCTGGGCGCCAGCGCGCTCGCTGGCGCGCATCGACCTGATCCATCCCGATCCCTGGCCGAAGCGGCGGCACTGGAAACGGCGCTTCGTGCAGGATGCAACGGTCGCGGCGATGACCCGGCTGCTGCCGCCGGGCGGTGAATTCCGCTTCGTCAGCGATATCGACGATTACTGCGCCTGGACGCTCGCACATCTGATGCGCTCGCCCGACTTCGCCTGGCTCGCCGAGCGTGCGATCGACTGGCAGCAGCCGTGGCCGGACTACACCATGACGCGCTACGGCGCCAAGGCCGAGCGCGAAGGGCGCAAGGCGGCATATCTGCGATTCAAGCGCTTGCCCTAA
- a CDS encoding helix-turn-helix transcriptional regulator: MSTKAPNPVDKYVGSRVRMRRIMLGMSQEKLGEALGLTFQQVQKYEKGTNRVGASRLQQISEILQVPVSFLFDGGPSGVKTADGFSEGSSPAYVSDFLATAEGLALTRAFTRIADAKLRRSIVELVEQIAAREAAEQV, translated from the coding sequence ATGTCCACCAAAGCGCCCAATCCTGTTGACAAATATGTCGGCAGCCGCGTCCGTATGCGACGCATCATGCTCGGCATGAGCCAGGAAAAACTGGGCGAGGCGTTAGGCCTGACGTTCCAGCAGGTGCAGAAATACGAGAAGGGCACCAACCGTGTCGGCGCCAGCCGGCTGCAGCAGATCTCCGAAATCCTGCAGGTGCCGGTCTCTTTCCTGTTCGACGGCGGCCCGAGCGGGGTCAAGACCGCCGACGGCTTCAGCGAGGGCTCCTCGCCGGCCTATGTGTCCGATTTTCTGGCAACCGCCGAAGGCCTGGCCCTGACCCGTGCGTTCACGCGGATCGCGGACGCCAAGCTTCGCCGCAGCATCGTCGAACTGGTCGAGCAGATCGCGGCGCGCGAGGCGGCCGAGCAGGTCTGA
- the rimP gene encoding ribosome maturation factor RimP: MTDPTATSVDTELLAEPRLVVEPGVAARVAAVAVPVLQGMGYRLVRIKVSGDAGCTVQIMAERPDGSMQLEDCEAISRALSPVLDVADPIERAYRLEISSPGIDRPLVRRSDFERYTGHLVKIEMAVAHQGRKRFRGLLDGVEGNAVRIKRDDSRPTEDAEVLLVMEDISDARLVLTDELIEESMRRGKAAERELRRELGLAPPQPAHAKKGDPAKSQKPKPKPAQKPGIKPAPTNTKKHRLAAERARRGEIDPFEGD; encoded by the coding sequence ATGACCGATCCGACCGCCACGTCAGTGGACACCGAACTGCTCGCCGAGCCGCGGCTTGTCGTCGAGCCCGGGGTTGCGGCACGCGTCGCCGCCGTCGCGGTCCCGGTGCTGCAGGGCATGGGCTATCGCCTGGTGCGCATCAAGGTCTCGGGCGACGCCGGCTGCACCGTGCAGATCATGGCGGAGCGTCCCGACGGCTCGATGCAGCTCGAGGATTGCGAGGCGATCTCGCGCGCGCTGTCGCCGGTGCTCGATGTCGCCGACCCGATCGAGCGCGCCTACCGGCTGGAAATCTCGTCGCCCGGCATCGACCGGCCGCTGGTGCGCCGCTCCGACTTCGAGCGCTACACCGGGCATCTGGTGAAGATCGAGATGGCGGTGGCGCATCAGGGCCGCAAGCGGTTCCGCGGCCTGCTCGACGGCGTCGAAGGCAACGCGGTGCGCATCAAGCGCGATGATTCACGTCCCACCGAGGACGCTGAAGTTCTCCTGGTGATGGAGGACATTTCGGACGCGCGGCTGGTGCTAACCGACGAACTGATCGAGGAATCGATGCGCCGCGGCAAGGCCGCCGAGCGCGAGCTGCGCCGCGAGCTCGGCCTCGCGCCGCCGCAGCCGGCCCACGCCAAGAAGGGCGATCCTGCGAAGAGTCAGAAGCCGAAACCCAAGCCTGCTCAGAAGCCCGGCATCAAGCCGGCCCCGACCAACACCAAAAAGCACCGCCTGGCCGCCGAACGCGCGCGCCGTGGCGAGATCGATCCATTCGAAGGAGACTAA
- a CDS encoding DUF2336 domain-containing protein, with protein sequence MTTAPALIPELDDIVRRGDPKRRAEAARRLGELFLQGAASFRPDHIDLFDGVLTSLVPHADLAARIDLAERLAPLANAPRHLLGQLAREDEVAIAGPVLRQSPVIDDKVLVEIANAKGQGHLLAMAERSRLSTALTDVIVRRGDRDVIRSAAGNAGAAFSDASFTTLVRRAGQDGVLTLRIGRRDDLPPVHLKSLLAGSIDVIRRRLQVVAKPERQAEIKLALNEIEGVVAQVEGRDFAAAQRAILALHRAGELNEAAVAGFAKAFKYEECVAALAALTGVKIVTLDRLISGDRYDPILIASKTIGFEWPTVRALILMRLGPNRVPSPADIEGARVNFVRLMPSTAQRVVDFWKSR encoded by the coding sequence ATGACGACAGCCCCCGCGCTGATCCCCGAACTCGACGACATCGTTCGCCGCGGCGACCCCAAGCGCCGCGCCGAGGCCGCGCGGCGGCTCGGCGAGCTGTTCCTGCAGGGCGCCGCGAGCTTTCGTCCCGATCATATCGACCTGTTCGACGGGGTGCTGACCAGTCTGGTCCCGCATGCCGACCTTGCTGCGCGGATCGATCTCGCCGAACGGCTTGCGCCGCTCGCCAACGCGCCGCGGCATCTGCTCGGGCAACTCGCCCGCGAGGACGAGGTCGCGATCGCGGGGCCGGTGCTGCGCCAGTCGCCGGTGATTGACGACAAGGTGCTGGTCGAGATCGCCAATGCCAAGGGCCAGGGCCATCTGCTGGCGATGGCCGAGCGCTCCAGGCTCTCGACCGCGCTGACCGATGTCATCGTCCGTCGCGGCGATCGTGATGTCATCCGATCCGCGGCCGGCAATGCGGGTGCCGCATTCTCGGACGCCTCCTTCACGACGCTGGTGCGGCGCGCCGGTCAGGATGGCGTGCTGACGCTGCGGATCGGCCGCCGTGACGATCTTCCGCCCGTGCATCTGAAGAGCCTGCTGGCCGGCTCGATCGACGTGATCCGCCGCCGGTTGCAGGTCGTCGCCAAGCCGGAGCGGCAGGCCGAGATCAAGCTGGCGCTGAACGAGATCGAAGGCGTCGTCGCGCAGGTCGAGGGCCGCGACTTCGCAGCTGCGCAGCGCGCGATCCTGGCATTGCATCGCGCCGGCGAATTGAACGAGGCCGCGGTGGCAGGCTTCGCCAAGGCCTTCAAATATGAGGAATGCGTGGCGGCGCTCGCGGCGCTGACCGGCGTGAAGATCGTCACGCTCGATCGCCTGATCTCCGGCGATCGCTACGATCCGATCCTGATCGCCAGCAAGACGATCGGTTTCGAATGGCCGACCGTGCGCGCCCTGATCCTGATGCGGCTCGGGCCCAACCGCGTGCCGTCGCCGGCCGATATCGAAGGCGCGCGGGTGAACTTCGTCCGCCTGATGCCGTCCACCGCGCAGCGTGTCGTGGATTTCTGGAAGTCGCGCTAG
- a CDS encoding M20 family metallopeptidase — MASNPFETADILDGIRRWVEIESPTERPDQVNRLADLVASGYRDLPATVDRVAGRDGCGDHLVTRSSWGQDAPGILVLSHLDTVHPMGFIERLPFKIEGDSAFGPGIYDMKGGAYLAYHAFRQICADDTRPPLGITQLYVSDEEIGSPTSRALIEAEGRKAKYVLVTEPARDGGKIVTGRKGVARFDVHIKGAPAHAGTRPEDGRSAIRELGHVILALEAMNDLKRGVTVNVGVVRGGTKPNVIAEEAYAEVDMRVPTMADADELVPKILGITSRTDGVSVTVTGELNRPPYEKSNAGAALYEHARELAGELGFELIDVFTGGGSDGNFTAPHTATLDGLGVDGKGAHTHYEQLYISSIEPRARLLYRLYQTLR; from the coding sequence ATGGCCAGCAACCCGTTCGAAACCGCTGATATCCTCGACGGCATTCGCCGCTGGGTCGAGATCGAATCTCCGACGGAGCGTCCGGATCAGGTCAACAGACTGGCTGATCTCGTCGCGTCAGGCTATCGCGACCTGCCGGCCACCGTCGACCGCGTTGCGGGACGCGACGGCTGCGGCGATCACCTGGTGACGCGCTCGTCCTGGGGGCAGGACGCGCCGGGCATTCTGGTGTTGAGCCATCTCGACACAGTTCATCCGATGGGATTCATCGAACGGTTACCATTCAAGATCGAAGGCGACAGTGCGTTCGGCCCGGGCATCTACGACATGAAGGGCGGCGCCTATCTCGCCTATCACGCGTTCCGGCAGATCTGCGCCGATGACACGCGCCCGCCGCTTGGCATCACCCAGCTCTACGTCTCGGACGAGGAGATCGGCAGCCCGACCTCGCGGGCGCTGATCGAGGCCGAAGGCCGCAAGGCCAAATACGTGCTGGTGACCGAGCCGGCGCGCGACGGCGGCAAGATCGTCACCGGGCGCAAGGGCGTCGCGCGCTTCGACGTGCATATCAAGGGCGCGCCGGCACATGCCGGCACCCGCCCCGAGGATGGCCGCAGCGCGATCCGGGAGCTCGGCCATGTGATCCTGGCGCTGGAGGCGATGAACGATCTCAAGCGCGGCGTCACCGTCAATGTCGGCGTGGTCCGCGGCGGCACCAAGCCGAACGTGATCGCCGAAGAGGCCTACGCCGAAGTCGACATGCGCGTGCCGACCATGGCCGATGCCGACGAGCTGGTGCCGAAGATCCTCGGCATCACCTCGCGCACCGACGGCGTCAGCGTGACGGTGACCGGGGAATTGAATCGTCCGCCCTATGAGAAGAGCAATGCCGGCGCCGCGCTCTACGAACACGCCAGGGAGCTTGCAGGCGAACTCGGCTTTGAGCTGATCGATGTGTTCACCGGCGGCGGCTCCGACGGCAATTTCACCGCACCGCATACTGCAACGCTCGACGGCCTCGGCGTCGACGGCAAGGGCGCGCATACCCACTACGAGCAGCTCTACATCTCGTCGATCGAGCCCCGCGCGCGCCTGCTCTACCGTCTCTACCAGACGCTGCGATGA
- the miaB gene encoding tRNA (N6-isopentenyl adenosine(37)-C2)-methylthiotransferase MiaB → MTTPRKLHIKSYGCQMNVYDAQRMVDTLAGEGFVETASAEDADLVILNTCHIREKASEKVYSELGRLRVAKDEAARQGREMKIAVAGCVAQAEGAEIIHRAPTVDIVVGPQSYHHLPALLKRAQESGRALETEFPVEDKFSFLPQPKPAAIRARGISAFVTVQEGCDKFCTFCVVPYTRGTEVSRPVAKIIDDVKQLADNGVREFTLIGQNVNAYHGEGPDGRAWPLGKLLQRLAEIPGVTRLRYSTSHPRDVDDDLIAAHRDLPQLMPFVHLPVQSGADRILAAMNRKHTADDYRRVIDRFRAARQDIAFSSDFIVGFPGETAEEFSATLALVTQIGYAAAYSFKYSPRPGTPAAEMRETVSAAEMDERLGRLQELIDSQQSAFNRAAIGTTVDVLFERAARNPGQIVGRTAYLQPAHVMASPDIIGKVLPVRIGSLERYSLIGELASQSAPGLISQTIGA, encoded by the coding sequence ATGACGACGCCGCGCAAGCTGCACATCAAGTCCTATGGCTGCCAGATGAACGTCTACGATGCGCAGCGCATGGTGGACACGCTGGCCGGCGAGGGCTTTGTCGAGACCGCGAGCGCCGAAGACGCCGACCTCGTGATCCTCAACACCTGCCACATCCGCGAGAAGGCGTCGGAGAAGGTCTATTCCGAACTCGGACGGCTGCGCGTCGCCAAGGACGAGGCCGCGCGCCAGGGCCGCGAGATGAAGATCGCGGTCGCCGGCTGCGTCGCGCAGGCGGAAGGCGCGGAGATCATCCATCGTGCGCCGACGGTCGACATCGTGGTCGGACCGCAGAGCTATCATCATCTGCCTGCGCTGCTGAAGCGCGCCCAGGAAAGCGGCCGCGCGCTCGAAACCGAGTTTCCGGTCGAGGACAAGTTCAGCTTCCTGCCGCAGCCGAAGCCGGCTGCGATCCGCGCCCGCGGCATCTCCGCCTTCGTCACAGTGCAGGAAGGTTGCGACAAGTTCTGCACCTTCTGCGTGGTGCCCTATACGCGCGGCACGGAGGTCTCGCGTCCAGTTGCGAAGATCATCGACGACGTCAAGCAGCTCGCCGACAATGGCGTGCGCGAATTCACGCTGATCGGACAGAACGTCAACGCCTATCACGGCGAAGGCCCCGACGGCCGCGCCTGGCCGCTCGGCAAATTACTGCAGCGGCTCGCCGAAATCCCCGGCGTCACGCGGCTGCGCTATTCCACCAGCCATCCGCGCGACGTCGACGACGACCTGATCGCGGCGCATCGCGATTTGCCGCAGCTGATGCCGTTCGTGCACCTGCCGGTGCAATCGGGGGCGGACCGGATCCTGGCCGCCATGAACCGCAAGCATACCGCCGATGACTACCGGCGCGTCATCGACCGGTTCCGGGCCGCGCGGCAAGACATTGCTTTTTCATCAGATTTTATCGTGGGCTTCCCCGGCGAGACCGCGGAAGAATTTTCCGCCACTCTCGCGCTTGTCACGCAAATCGGGTACGCTGCGGCGTATTCATTCAAGTATTCGCCTCGGCCAGGCACGCCGGCGGCGGAGATGCGGGAGACGGTGTCAGCAGCCGAGATGGACGAGCGCTTGGGGCGGCTTCAGGAATTGATCGACAGCCAGCAATCGGCCTTCAACCGGGCTGCGATTGGCACAACGGTCGATGTGCTGTTCGAGCGCGCCGCACGCAATCCGGGCCAGATCGTCGGCCGGACCGCCTATCTGCAGCCCGCCCATGTGATGGCGTCGCCTGACATCATCGGCAAGGTCCTCCCGGTGAGGATCGGCAGCCTCGAGCGCTACAGCCTGATCGGCGAGCTCGCGTCCCAATCCGCACCCGGCCTCATTTCGCAGACCATTGGAGCCTGA
- a CDS encoding phytanoyl-CoA dioxygenase family protein, which translates to MLTDADIQSHAERIRDDGYTVIGRAASPDLVEGLKDAVQRIESEHNLAPARTSFEGFKTLRINNLLTYDDLFWEVPLHENVLPVVERVLDKECLLSSFCSLVLGPGQEAQPIHEDTQLIPLPRPHIPITINAIWALSDFRDDNGATRIIPRSHTFDSSPEYGKDYDAVTATMPAGSVMLFDSALWHGGGANTSDARRFAFSCAYCWGWMRQQENLQLGIPRETAARFPRRLQELCGYSVYKGQFGHIDNHDPIELLGRERGKRMVWEATDVRKARMAGQG; encoded by the coding sequence ATGCTGACGGACGCCGACATCCAATCGCACGCCGAGCGGATCCGCGACGACGGATATACCGTGATCGGGCGCGCCGCCTCGCCGGACCTGGTCGAGGGATTGAAGGACGCGGTGCAAAGAATCGAGAGCGAACACAATCTCGCACCTGCCAGGACGTCGTTCGAGGGCTTCAAGACGCTGCGTATCAACAACCTCCTGACCTATGACGATCTGTTCTGGGAGGTGCCGCTGCATGAGAACGTGCTGCCGGTGGTCGAACGCGTGCTGGACAAAGAATGCCTGCTGTCGTCGTTCTGCTCGCTGGTGCTCGGTCCCGGCCAGGAGGCGCAGCCGATCCACGAGGACACCCAATTGATCCCGCTGCCGCGGCCGCATATCCCGATCACGATCAATGCGATCTGGGCGCTGTCCGATTTCCGCGACGACAACGGCGCGACGCGCATCATTCCGCGCAGCCACACATTCGATTCGTCGCCGGAATACGGCAAGGATTACGACGCGGTCACCGCGACCATGCCGGCAGGCAGCGTGATGCTGTTCGACAGCGCGCTGTGGCATGGCGGCGGCGCCAACACCAGCGACGCCAGGCGCTTTGCCTTCTCCTGCGCCTATTGCTGGGGCTGGATGCGGCAACAGGAAAACCTGCAGCTCGGCATTCCGCGCGAGACCGCGGCCCGCTTTCCGCGCCGCCTGCAGGAATTGTGCGGCTACAGCGTCTACAAGGGCCAGTTCGGCCACATCGACAATCACGATCCGATCGAGCTGCTCGGTCGCGAACGTGGCAAACGCATGGTCTGGGAAGCGACCGACGTCAGGAAGGCGCGGATGGCGGGGCAGGGGTAA